The genomic stretch TAGACGTAGTCCTTCTGACAGCGCGGCTTGCTTTCGAGTGACTCGCCTGCCGTCGGCGAAGCGGCCACCTCCGGCAGCTTCCCCGCTTGCTGAAGGTTGCTGAACTCGGTGAACCAGGGCAGGCCCGAGAAGACGATGTCGTGCAGATTGACGAAGGAACTCACGACGAGCCACGGCGCCGCGTCACCCTTCGCGGCCTGGTGGTCCAGGTCGCTCAGCAGCCGTCATGTCACGACCTCCTGATGGGGAACGCAAACTGTAACTCAGAAGACCGTGACGCATGACGGCACCAGCACGTCGTTCTACTGCAGCGCGTCCATCAGCGCCGACTGGAGCGTCCTCCGGTTCTGCGGAAAGCCCTGATTGGGATAGGGCCGGGCTCCGCTCAGGAACTGCACATACTTCTGATACATCGGGTCGGAACGCGCGGGCTCCTGCTGATAGAAAGCCTGGGTGGCCTGCAGCAGATAACGCGGCGTCGTGCCCTGCGGCGCGTCCCCGCTGAAGGCGATGAGGCTGCGCACCGCCGGGTCCTTCATGAAGTCGGTGAAGGCGCGGGCGTCCTCGGCACACATCCCCGTGCACTGCGCATTGACCACCAGCGCATCCACGAACACCGCGGGCGCGGAGCCCGTGCCCAGCGGAACGGAGATGACTTCTGGAAGCGCCATGCCCGGGTTGGCCTTCCGGACGAAGAACAGGCGCTCCGTGTAGCCCATGAAGCCGTTGGCCTGCCCCAAGGCGAACGCCTCTTCCGCCTGCGAATTATCCGCATAGGTGCCGTCGAGGCATGGGTTGATGCCTGCCTCCAGCTCACAGCTCTTCACCACGTCCTCGAACGAATCCAGCACCGACGCGTCCAGCGGCAGCGACAGCGCCTGGGACAACACGCCCGTGGGATTCGTGTCGGCCCAGGCGTCCAAGTAGGACGAGGGCAGCGTCCAGCTTCCGCTGTAGTTGGCCGCCAACGGACGCATCCCCGGTGCCACGTCCGTGAGGATCTGAACCAGGGAATCGCCATCCGTGGCCGACAACAGGTGGGGGCTGTTCGAGTAGACGACGTAGCTGCACAGGTAGGTGGGCACCCCGTAGCTCTGGCCAGCGATGGAGACGGCTTGTTCCGCCGCCGGATGCGCGGCCCCGGCCTCCAGGGCGACGGGCTGCACCCACCCCTTCGACACGAGGTCACCCATGATGAGCGTGTCGATCTCCACCACCTGCGCGGCCCCTGCTCCCTGCCCGAGGAGCTGGTTCAGGGTGCCTCCTTCATCCAGGTCATAGAGGTCCAGCTTCGCGTCGAACACGATGTCCACGTCGATGTCCGAATGCTCTCGCTCGAAATCCGTTCCGAGCCGCTGCTTGAGGCTGGCGAAGCCATCCCCCGCCGAGTCCGGGATGTAGGGGAAGAGGACAACCTTCAACGGCCGTGGAGCCTCGGGTTCGGGGTCCGAGCAGGCGCCCAGGGACAGGGCGAGGACGCAGGGCAAAGCTCTCCATTGCATGGCGTGGCTCCGGCGAAATGAGGGGGACCGCCCCGCACGAATGCGGGAGCGGCATTGCTCCTCAGTCTACCGCTTCCGCCCGACGAGGCTTGGGCAGCACGCCTGCGTCTGTCTTTGGAGCCGGTGGGCACCAACCTGTCAGGTCGATGCCCAGGCCTTCACCGCCCCCCGGGCGCAGCCAGGAAGCCGCGCTGCACCAGTGAGGAGAGATACGTCGTAATCAACGTGGCATCCACGGACGGACACGACGTCCCTGTTCCTCCCAGCGCCTTCAGCGTGTGACCACTGTCACAGACCACCATGCGCGGTCCACCCACGCTCCGGTCCTCGGGTGGCACCTGCTGAAGGAACAGAAGCAGGTCTCCCAGCTCACGGTCGGACGGCGCCGCGAGGCCGAGCTCCGCGAGCCACTCGTCATAGGGGAGCACGCGCAGCCCGTAGCCAAAGGCTCGCATGTGGCTCCACATCTCGTCCGCTCGCACGAACTGCGGGTTGACCAGGTGGAAGGTCTGACCAAGGGACTCGGGACGCAGGGAAAGGTCCACGATGGCGCTGCTCACGTAGTCCACCGGCGTCACATCCAGCAGCGCGTCCACGCTGGGCGCACTCCCCAGTTGGACGCAGCCCTTGAGGGTCCTGCACACCAGGTCATCCGTGTTCCACGCCCCCGTCTGGCTGTGCCCCGTCACCCGACCCGGCCGGTGAATCGTCACTGGGAGTCCTCGCTGCGAGGCCTCACGCACGAGCTTCTCCGCCACCCACTTGCTCTGGGCATAACCGCCCACCAGGCTCGCGGCGGCTTCCAGCGGCTCATCTTCGCGGAAGGGAAGCTGGCGCCCCACGGGCAGCACCGACACCGTGGAGACATAGTGCAGCGGCTTGATGCGCGTGCGCATGCACAGGCGGAGAATCTCCCGCGTGCCGAGCACATTCGCGGCGCGCATCGACTCGTAGGGGTAGATGAAATTGACGAGCGCACCGTTGTGGTAGACGGCGTCCACGTCCTCCGACAGCCGCTGGAACTCTGCTTCCGACAGGCCCAGCAGGGGCTGGCCGATGTCCCCTCGGACCGGGACGATTCGCGACGCCAGGTCGTCGCGCCACAGCGAGTAGCTCTCCAGGTTCTTGCGAATCCGCTGCATCCCCTCCTGCTCCGACTTGGAGCGGACCAGGCAATGGATGCGCGCCTGCGTCTTCCGGCAGAGCTCCTCCAGCAGGAATGCGCCGAGGAAGCCCGTGGCGCCCGTCAGCAGCACGGCGCGCGCGGGCCCGGAGGTGGGCGGAAGCGCCGTTCCCGGCAGCAGCCCGGCCTCCATCACGGCGTCCGCCTCCAGCTCCGCCACCACGTCGTGGACTGGCAGCGAGCCCGTCTTCGCGGCCTCGATGGTGCGCGCCATCTCTTCCAGCGTCGGCGACTGCAACAGGGCCCTCAGCGGGATGTCCGCTCCCGACGCGGCCCGCGCGAGGACCAGCACCCGGTAGAGCAGCAGCGAGTGGCCTCCGAGCTCGAAGAAGTGGTCGTGCACGCCCACCTGCTCCACCCCGAGCACCTGACGCCAGATGTCCGCCAGCGTGGCTTCCCCAGGCGTTCTCGGCGCGACGTGGGCCTTCGCCGTCCCGGAGCCCACACGCTCCGGAGCGGGGAGCGCGGCGCGGTCCACCTTCCCGTTCGGCGTGAGCGGCAAGGCCTCCAGGCTCACGAACACGAAGGGCACCATGTACTCGGGCAACCGGGACTTGAGGTGGTCGCGCAGCGCACCCGGCTCCGGGGCCTTCCCGTCGCGGCCCACCACATACGCCACCAACTGCTTGTCCGCGCCCGAACCTTCTCGCACGACGACGACCGCATCGCGGAGGCCTGGGTGCTCCTGCAGCGCCGCGCCAATCTCACCCAGCTCGATGCGGAAGCCGCGGAGCTTCACCTGGTGGTCCATCCGGCCCAGGTATTCGAGTTGCCCGTCCGGCAGCCACCGCGCCAGGTCCCCTGTCCGGTACAGGTGCGCGCCCGCGTCTCCGGCGAATGGAGATGTGACGAACCGCTCCGCCGTCAGCTCCGTCCGGCCCAGGTAGCCCCGCGCGACACCATGCCCGCCGATGTAGACCTCGCCCGGCACACCCACGGGCATGGGTTCCCGGTTCGCATCCAGCACGTAGACCTGGGTGTTTCCAACGGGCCGGCCGATGGTCGGCGTCTCGCCCCGGTTCACACGGGTGAACGTGGAATAGGTCGTCGTCTCGCTCGGGCCGTAGAGGTTGAAGACATCTCTCACGTGGCCCAGGGCGTAGATGGAGTCGACCAGTGCTCCCGCCAGCGCCTCGCCCGCCAGGTTGACGATGGTGACCGACGCCGGCACCCCGCCCCCTCGCAGCAGCGCGCCCATCGCCGAGGGCACGGTGTTGATGAGCGTCACCTCCTTCGCCGCGGGCAGCTCGGGCAGCTCCAGCGCGTTCTTCGCGACGATGACCTTCGCCCCACAGCACAGGGGCGTGAAGATCTCGAAGACGGACAGGTCGAAGCAGATGGACGTCGACGCCAGCGTCCCCGCCAACGACTCCGGCGAGAAGACGCTCTGGGCCCACTGCAAGAAGGCCACGGCGTTCCGGTGGTCAATCATCACGCCCTTGGGCTTGCCGGTGGAGCCCGAGGTGTAGATGAGATACGCGAGCGAATCGGGCGTCGTGACACGCCCGGGGTTCATCTCCGGCTCGGCGCCGAGGGCGGCGGCATCCGCGTCCAGGCACACCACGCGTGCCTCGGTGGCGGGAAGCTCCGGGAGCAGCCGCTGCTGCGTGAGCAGCACGGGCACCTGCGCGTCCTCGAGGATGAGCGCCAGCCGCTCCTTCGGGTAGGCGGGGTCCAGTGGCACATAGGCGCCGCCGGCCTTGAGGATGGCCAGCAGGCCGATGACGAGGTCCTCCGTCCGCTCGACGCAGAGCCCCACGCGCGCCTCGGGCCGCACGCCCAGCCGCCGCAGGTGATGGGCCAATTGGTTCGCCCGGCGGCTGAGCTCGGCGTAGGTCAGCGTCCGCGTTCCACTCACCACGGCCACGGCGTTCGGCGTCCGCTCCACCTGGGCCTGGATGAGTTCGTGCATGCACAGCGCCGGGACGCCGAGCACCGGGCCGTTCCACGCCGTGAGCAGCCGCGTCCGCTCTTCCGCCGACAGCACGGGCAGCTTTGACAGTGGCGCCTCCGGTTTCGCGACGACGGCCTCCAGCAGCACCTGGAGGTGGCCCACCATCCGCTCCGCCGTCGAGGCGTCGAAGACCTCTCGCGAGTATTCGAGCATGCCAGCCAGGCCCTTTTCGCCGGAGGCCAGGATGAGCGACAGCTCGAACTTGGCGACGCCCTCCACGCTGCCGTCGGGTGCTCCGCCCAGGAATGACCAGCGCGTCCCGGGCAGGTCCAGCGTGGGCGCTGGGATGTTCTCCAGCGTGAAGCACGCACGCACCAGCGGGTTGAGCCCGCCCTCACGCGATGCGCCGACCGCCTTCACCACTTCACTGAAGGGCAGCGCCTGATGGTCCTGGGCGTCGAGCACCGTCTTGCGCGCCCGGGCCAGCCACTGCGAGAAGGTCGGGTCCCCGGACACGTCACTCCGGAGCACCAGCGTGTTGGCGATGAAGCCGATGAGGTCCGGAGGCACGCTCCCGCGGTTCGCGGTCACCGTCCCCACGCCGAAGTCGAGCTGCCCCGAGTAGCGGTGCAGGAGCGCGGCGAACGCGGCGTAGAGCACCATGAAGAGGCTGCACCCCTCACGTTGGCCGAGTTCCCGCAGCGCCTCGCTCAGCGCGGGCGAGAAGGCCACGGGCACGGTCGCGCCGCGGTGGCTCGTAGCGCTGGAGACACCCCGGTCCACGGGGAGCTGAAGCGGCGGCAGCCCCTGGAGCTGCTCCTTCCAGAAGGCCCGTTCCCGGACACCTGAGGCTCCCGCCAGCCATGCCTGCTCACGCAGGGCCGACTCGGCGAACTGCATGGACACGGGCGGCAGGGCCGCGGCCTGTCCCCCCACGAAGGACGCGTAGAGCGCCGACAGCTCCCGGACGAAGACTCCGAGCGACCAGCCATCCGTGATGATGTGGTGCTTCGTCACGAAGAGCGCGGAGTCCTGGTCGTCAAGGGACACCAGCGTCACGCGAAACAGGGGCCCCTGGGCCAGGTCGAAAGGCTGCTGGGCCAGTTCCTCCGAGCGCCGGTGGACCTCCTCGTCACGCTGCGCCTCCGTCAGCCCCCGCACCTCCACGACGCTCAGCGCCGCGCCCACGTCGGGCGATG from Myxococcus xanthus encodes the following:
- a CDS encoding non-ribosomal peptide synthetase → MSVRELLGTLAARGVRLRVDGDKLVVEAGKAILTPELRTELAANKADILTFLRKHTARDEAGSGPEQPVARPQVIPLSSGQERLWFLDRLSPGTAQYNVHLGLRVRGALDTVALRRSLDELVRRHEVLRTSFPEVDGSPRQVIASPDVGAALSVVEVRGLTEAQRDEEVHRRSEELAQQPFDLAQGPLFRVTLVSLDDQDSALFVTKHHIITDGWSLGVFVRELSALYASFVGGQAAALPPVSMQFAESALREQAWLAGASGVRERAFWKEQLQGLPPLQLPVDRGVSSATSHRGATVPVAFSPALSEALRELGQREGCSLFMVLYAAFAALLHRYSGQLDFGVGTVTANRGSVPPDLIGFIANTLVLRSDVSGDPTFSQWLARARKTVLDAQDHQALPFSEVVKAVGASREGGLNPLVRACFTLENIPAPTLDLPGTRWSFLGGAPDGSVEGVAKFELSLILASGEKGLAGMLEYSREVFDASTAERMVGHLQVLLEAVVAKPEAPLSKLPVLSAEERTRLLTAWNGPVLGVPALCMHELIQAQVERTPNAVAVVSGTRTLTYAELSRRANQLAHHLRRLGVRPEARVGLCVERTEDLVIGLLAILKAGGAYVPLDPAYPKERLALILEDAQVPVLLTQQRLLPELPATEARVVCLDADAAALGAEPEMNPGRVTTPDSLAYLIYTSGSTGKPKGVMIDHRNAVAFLQWAQSVFSPESLAGTLASTSICFDLSVFEIFTPLCCGAKVIVAKNALELPELPAAKEVTLINTVPSAMGALLRGGGVPASVTIVNLAGEALAGALVDSIYALGHVRDVFNLYGPSETTTYSTFTRVNRGETPTIGRPVGNTQVYVLDANREPMPVGVPGEVYIGGHGVARGYLGRTELTAERFVTSPFAGDAGAHLYRTGDLARWLPDGQLEYLGRMDHQVKLRGFRIELGEIGAALQEHPGLRDAVVVVREGSGADKQLVAYVVGRDGKAPEPGALRDHLKSRLPEYMVPFVFVSLEALPLTPNGKVDRAALPAPERVGSGTAKAHVAPRTPGEATLADIWRQVLGVEQVGVHDHFFELGGHSLLLYRVLVLARAASGADIPLRALLQSPTLEEMARTIEAAKTGSLPVHDVVAELEADAVMEAGLLPGTALPPTSGPARAVLLTGATGFLGAFLLEELCRKTQARIHCLVRSKSEQEGMQRIRKNLESYSLWRDDLASRIVPVRGDIGQPLLGLSEAEFQRLSEDVDAVYHNGALVNFIYPYESMRAANVLGTREILRLCMRTRIKPLHYVSTVSVLPVGRQLPFREDEPLEAAASLVGGYAQSKWVAEKLVREASQRGLPVTIHRPGRVTGHSQTGAWNTDDLVCRTLKGCVQLGSAPSVDALLDVTPVDYVSSAIVDLSLRPESLGQTFHLVNPQFVRADEMWSHMRAFGYGLRVLPYDEWLAELGLAAPSDRELGDLLLFLQQVPPEDRSVGGPRMVVCDSGHTLKALGGTGTSCPSVDATLITTYLSSLVQRGFLAAPGGR
- a CDS encoding extracellular solute-binding protein, with the protein product MQWRALPCVLALSLGACSDPEPEAPRPLKVVLFPYIPDSAGDGFASLKQRLGTDFEREHSDIDVDIVFDAKLDLYDLDEGGTLNQLLGQGAGAAQVVEIDTLIMGDLVSKGWVQPVALEAGAAHPAAEQAVSIAGQSYGVPTYLCSYVVYSNSPHLLSATDGDSLVQILTDVAPGMRPLAANYSGSWTLPSSYLDAWADTNPTGVLSQALSLPLDASVLDSFEDVVKSCELEAGINPCLDGTYADNSQAEEAFALGQANGFMGYTERLFFVRKANPGMALPEVISVPLGTGSAPAVFVDALVVNAQCTGMCAEDARAFTDFMKDPAVRSLIAFSGDAPQGTTPRYLLQATQAFYQQEPARSDPMYQKYVQFLSGARPYPNQGFPQNRRTLQSALMDALQ